In Aurantimicrobium minutum, the DNA window GGCATATTTCTTACCAAAAGACGTGTTTTTTGCTGCAGAACGATGACCGGGGGTCACTGTACTGTGATTAGGCATACTGTTCACTCTATTTGGAAGCCAACTTATGTACGCTGTCCAGTTCATATTTAATCCTGGAACCTACGATGACGAGTTCCATGTCCTCGATGACTCAATAGAACAGTTCGTCGCTGAGCTTCCCGGTTTTTTGGGTGTGGAAAAGTGGGTTAAACCCGAGACGGATATCAAGAATTCGATCTACTACTTCGAAACCAAAGAAGCGCTCACTCAACTCGCCCGATTTGGAAATCATCGAGAAGCTAAGGGGAAAGTTGCTCGCTGGTATGACGGCTACCAGGTAGTGATTACTGAAGTTATTGCTGCCTACGGCGATGGCAATATCCCGAGCATCGCTTCGACAATAAAAGGCAAATCTGCCTTTTACTCTGGATAACTTGGTTCAGAACCTGTT includes these proteins:
- a CDS encoding antibiotic biosynthesis monooxygenase family protein, with translation MYAVQFIFNPGTYDDEFHVLDDSIEQFVAELPGFLGVEKWVKPETDIKNSIYYFETKEALTQLARFGNHREAKGKVARWYDGYQVVITEVIAAYGDGNIPSIASTIKGKSAFYSG